A DNA window from Loxodonta africana isolate mLoxAfr1 chromosome 7, mLoxAfr1.hap2, whole genome shotgun sequence contains the following coding sequences:
- the KCNJ11 gene encoding ATP-sensitive inward rectifier potassium channel 11, whose product MLSRKGIIPEEYVLTRLAEDPAEPRYHARERRARFVSKNGNCNVAHKNIREQGRFLQDVFTTLVDLKWPHTLLIFTMSFLCSWLLFAMAWWLIAFAHGDLAPGEGGPVPCVTSIHSFSSAFLFSIEVQVTIGFGGRMVTEECPLAILVLIVQNIVGLMINAIMLGCIFMKTAQAHRRAETLIFSKHAVIAVRQGRLCFMLRVGDLRKSMIISATIHMQVVRKTTSPEGEVVPLHQVDIPMENGVGGNSIFLVAPLIIYHVIDANSPLYDLAPSDLHHHQDLEIVVILEGVVETTGITTQARTSYLADEILWGQRFVPIVAEEDGRYSVDYSKFGNTIKVPTPLCTARQLDEDRSLLDALPLASARGPLRKRSMAVAKAKPKFSISPDALS is encoded by the coding sequence ATGCTGTCCCGCAAGGGCATCATTCCGGAGGAGTATGTGCTGACTCGGCTCGCGGAGGACCCTGCAGAGCCCCGGTACCATGCCCGTGAAAGGAGGGCCCGCTTCGTGTCCAAGAACGGCAACTGCAACGTGGCCCACAAGAACATCCGTGAGCAGGGCCGCTTCCTGCAGGACGTGTTCACCACCCTGGTGGACCTCAAGTGGCCCCACACCCTTCTCATCTTCACCATGTCCTTCTTGTGCAGCTGGTTGCTCTTCGCCATGGCCTGGTGGCTCATTGCCTTCGCGCACGGTGACCTGGCCCCCGGCGAGGGCGGCCCAGTGCCCTGTGTCACCAGCATCCACTCCTTCTCATCGGCCTTCCTTTTCTCCATCGAGGTTCAGGTGACCATCGGTTTTGGTGGACGCATGGTGACTGAGGAGTGCCCACTGGCCATCCTGGTCCTCATTGTACAGAACATCGTGGGGCTCATGATCAATGCCATCATGCTGGGCTGCATCttcatgaagactgcccaggccCACCGGCGGGCAGAGACTCTTATCTTCAGCAAACATGCAGTCATCGCAGTACGCCAGGGCCGCCTCTGCTTCATGCTGCGTGTGGGCGACCTCCGCAAGAGCATGATCATCAGCGCCACCATCCACATGCAGGTGGTGCGCAAGACCACCAGCCCTGAGGGTGAAGTAGTGCCCCTCCACCAGGTGGACATCCCCATGGAGAACGGTGTGGGGGGCAACAGCATCTTCCTGGTGGCCCCCCTCATTATCTACCACGTCATTGATGCCAACAGCCCACTCTATGACCTGGCACCCAGTGACCTGCACCACCACCAGGACCTCGAGATCGTTGTCATCCTTGAAGGCGTGGTGGAAACCACAGGCATCACCACCCAGGCCCGCACCTCCTACCTGGCTGATGAGATTCTGTGGGGCCAGCGCTTTGTGCCCATTGTAGCCGAGGAGGACGGCCGCTACTCTGTGGACTACTCCAAGTTTGGCAACACCATCAAAGTGCCCACGCCACTCTGCACAGCCCGTCAGCTTGATGAGGACCGAAGCCTGCTGGACGCCCTGCCCCTTGCCTCAGCCCGTGGGCCCCTGCGCAAGCGCAGCATGGCAGTGGCTAAAGCCAAGCCCAAGTTTAGCATCTCTCCGGATGCTCTGTCCTGA